One Cetobacterium somerae ATCC BAA-474 DNA window includes the following coding sequences:
- a CDS encoding prephenate dehydratase — translation MIEKIKVGYQGVEGAFSQEAMIHYFGEGIGAQNYKTFEDVFIAVKNGEVECGVLPIENSTTGSINLVYDLLEKYNLFIVGEVCIRIIQNLIGNKDARLEDIKEIYSHPQGFEQSKKFIDSLGEIKHINYHNTALSVKYVKDSNSLEKGAIGSKRACEINDLKILKENINDNLDNKTRFIIVESCIKNSLANNKITVGVKLKHEVGSLYKILGEFYKRGINLTKIESRPVGDGTFSYNFYIDLEGNLSDSNLKEALSQIRLGVEKLKIYGTYKKCEIR, via the coding sequence GGGATTGGAGCACAAAATTATAAAACATTTGAAGATGTTTTTATTGCTGTGAAGAATGGAGAGGTCGAATGTGGAGTTTTACCAATTGAAAACTCTACAACAGGATCAATAAATTTAGTTTATGATCTTTTAGAAAAATATAACCTTTTCATAGTGGGAGAGGTTTGTATAAGGATAATTCAAAATCTGATAGGAAATAAAGATGCTCGGTTAGAGGATATTAAAGAGATATACTCACATCCCCAAGGATTTGAACAAAGTAAAAAGTTTATAGATTCTTTAGGAGAAATTAAGCATATAAATTATCATAATACTGCTTTAAGTGTAAAATATGTGAAAGATTCAAATTCTTTAGAAAAAGGAGCTATTGGGAGCAAAAGAGCCTGTGAAATTAATGATTTAAAAATTCTAAAAGAGAATATCAACGATAACTTAGATAATAAAACCAGATTTATTATTGTGGAGTCTTGTATAAAAAATAGTTTAGCAAATAATAAAATCACAGTTGGAGTAAAATTAAAACATGAAGTTGGAAGTTTGTATAAAATATTAGGGGAATTCTATAAGCGAGGGATAAATTTAACAAAAATTGAATCAAGGCCTGTAGGAGATGGGACATTTTCCTATAACTTTTATATTGATTTAGAGGGAAATTTATCTGATAGTAATTTAAAAGAGGCTCTTAGTCAGATAAGGCTCGGAGTTGAAAAGTTAAAAATATATGGGACATATAAAAAATGTGAAATTAGATAA
- a CDS encoding OmpW family outer membrane protein: protein MKKLFLLSLIALGTTAYAKEVAQPVEVVEEIIITEEVIIAPVEEVVVATTKNNLYIRTGLDVWSQYDSHSIYHEKNGIKVSNGDTKKMGYEFAIENTRNITDNFELGLGVAYQNHAGLKSENRNGVNYEIGKYDSAPLYVVGKYNFTTFENGITPYVKANVGYSFNFNSKDGEIAGVNYSTKIDDGFYYGVGTGMEYNNFTVDIMYQANQAKVKGTVDGATDSHKKSLDYSRVTLGFGYKFSY, encoded by the coding sequence ATGAAAAAATTATTTTTATTATCACTTATCGCTTTAGGAACAACAGCTTATGCTAAAGAAGTTGCTCAACCAGTTGAAGTTGTAGAAGAAATCATTATTACAGAAGAGGTTATAATAGCTCCAGTTGAAGAGGTTGTTGTAGCAACTACTAAAAATAATTTATATATAAGAACAGGTTTAGATGTATGGTCACAATATGATTCACACTCAATCTATCATGAAAAAAATGGAATAAAAGTATCTAATGGAGATACTAAAAAAATGGGTTATGAATTTGCTATAGAAAATACAAGAAATATAACTGATAACTTTGAGTTAGGACTTGGGGTAGCTTACCAAAATCATGCTGGATTAAAATCAGAAAATAGAAATGGTGTAAACTATGAAATTGGAAAATATGATTCTGCACCTTTATATGTAGTTGGAAAGTATAATTTTACTACTTTTGAAAATGGAATTACTCCATACGTAAAAGCTAACGTAGGATACTCATTTAATTTTAATTCAAAAGATGGAGAGATTGCAGGTGTTAACTATTCAACTAAAATAGATGATGGTTTCTACTATGGTGTTGGAACAGGAATGGAATATAATAACTTTACTGTAGATATTATGTACCAAGCTAACCAAGCTAAAGTTAAAGGAACTGTAGATGGAGCAACTGACTCTCATAAAAAATCACTTGATTATTCAAGAGTTACTTTAGGATTTGGATATAAATTCTCATACTAG
- a CDS encoding Crp/Fnr family transcriptional regulator yields MKNEITYYLKKYDLEKYMKPELLDKFFIKRFLKGEMIFSVKEESQSLYFFVEGKIKIYSAFYGDKEVIIEFCKPLQILGEVEYIQNKDINVNVEALTPCIVIGILREDFKKMISGNDRLYELLLRTVTSKLTSTMTHILSYHQKPLDERILNYLKELSQNNKVEKIKYIEMAGFLKVSDRHLRKVLKELDDAKVISKVGKTIHILKWPDNI; encoded by the coding sequence ATGAAAAATGAAATAACCTATTATTTAAAAAAATATGATTTAGAAAAATATATGAAACCCGAACTTTTAGATAAATTTTTTATTAAAAGATTTTTAAAAGGTGAGATGATCTTCTCTGTTAAAGAGGAAAGTCAGTCTTTATATTTTTTTGTAGAAGGAAAAATTAAAATCTATTCAGCCTTTTATGGAGATAAAGAGGTTATCATTGAGTTTTGCAAACCTCTACAAATTTTAGGTGAAGTAGAATATATTCAAAATAAAGATATAAATGTAAATGTTGAAGCTTTAACACCTTGTATAGTTATTGGTATTTTAAGAGAAGATTTCAAAAAAATGATTTCTGGAAATGATAGACTTTACGAACTACTTCTAAGAACTGTAACAAGTAAATTAACATCAACTATGACACATATTTTAAGCTATCACCAAAAACCTTTAGATGAACGAATTTTAAATTATTTAAAAGAGCTTTCACAAAATAATAAAGTTGAAAAAATTAAATATATAGAAATGGCTGGTTTTTTAAAAGTCTCTGATCGACACTTACGAAAAGTTTTAAAAGAACTTGATGACGCTAAAGTAATATCTAAAGTTGGAAAGACTATTCATATTTTAAAGTGGCCAGATAATATTTAA
- a CDS encoding MATE family efflux transporter, protein MLEVLEKEKISKLIIQYSLPALVAMGVNILYNLADRFFIGYYVGRLGIAGVSLTMPISTLNLATGLLFGIGSGVLMSISLGKKDLKRGESILGNGLCLLFLVGILQSIGLFLFTDKVIVALGGTGDLYSYTMDYLKPLSLGVFLQVMYIGTNEMIIGSGAPKKAMLIGLVGCLTNIILDPIFINVFNLGMKGAALATVIGNFMAVTFQLIYLSRYSEHLKLKLKELYLKWDRVKELSTIGTPAFLVQFFTAIVVVLTNIILKRLGGDLYIAAFGILSSLYLIVFLPIVAIYQGTQPILGYNYGRENTSRVEKICRKSLIYSTVIATLGFLVIALANDSIMNIFVKADEQLKAVAIDSSKIYFSMIFFLGINVIGAGYFQAIGKFKTSLILNISKQVILTIPLIFILSWKFGIKGLWLATALTEVLMAFITLIYLKKENIKIVI, encoded by the coding sequence ATGTTAGAAGTATTAGAAAAAGAGAAAATTAGTAAACTGATTATTCAATATTCTCTTCCAGCTTTAGTGGCAATGGGAGTAAATATTTTATATAATTTGGCAGATAGGTTTTTTATAGGTTACTATGTGGGAAGATTGGGGATTGCAGGTGTAAGTTTGACTATGCCTATATCAACATTAAATTTAGCTACAGGACTTTTATTTGGAATTGGTTCTGGAGTTCTTATGAGTATTAGCTTAGGGAAAAAAGATTTAAAAAGAGGAGAAAGTATTTTAGGAAATGGGTTATGTTTATTATTTTTAGTGGGAATACTTCAAAGTATAGGATTATTTTTATTTACAGATAAAGTGATAGTGGCGTTAGGTGGAACAGGAGATCTTTACTCTTATACTATGGACTATTTAAAACCGCTATCTTTAGGAGTATTTTTACAAGTTATGTACATAGGAACCAATGAAATGATAATAGGAAGTGGAGCTCCTAAAAAAGCTATGTTAATTGGTCTTGTAGGATGTTTAACAAATATTATTTTAGATCCAATTTTTATAAATGTTTTTAATTTAGGTATGAAAGGTGCAGCACTAGCAACAGTTATAGGAAACTTTATGGCAGTTACATTTCAATTGATATACTTAAGTAGATACAGTGAACATTTAAAACTAAAACTTAAAGAGTTATATTTAAAATGGGATAGAGTAAAAGAGCTTAGTACTATTGGAACACCAGCTTTTTTAGTTCAATTTTTTACAGCAATTGTAGTTGTATTGACAAACATAATTTTAAAAAGATTAGGTGGTGATTTATACATTGCAGCATTTGGAATTTTAAGTAGCTTGTATTTAATCGTATTTTTACCAATCGTTGCTATTTATCAAGGAACGCAACCAATTTTAGGATATAACTATGGACGTGAGAATACATCTCGAGTTGAAAAAATATGTAGAAAATCCTTAATTTATAGCACTGTAATAGCAACACTTGGATTTTTAGTGATAGCTTTAGCAAACGATTCAATTATGAATATTTTTGTTAAAGCGGATGAGCAGTTAAAAGCTGTAGCTATAGATAGCTCTAAAATTTACTTTTCTATGATATTCTTTTTAGGAATAAATGTTATAGGTGCAGGATATTTTCAAGCTATTGGTAAATTTAAGACGAGTTTAATTTTAAATATTTCAAAACAAGTTATTTTAACGATTCCATTGATATTTATTTTATCTTGGAAATTTGGAATAAAAGGGTTGTGGCTGGCAACAGCTTTAACAGAGGTATTAATGGCTTTTATTACCTTAATATATTTAAAGAAAGAAAATATAAAAATTGTTATATAA
- a CDS encoding class I SAM-dependent methyltransferase gives MSLKTEYENQQQYRKWSLIVNKLPIKSDYVVAELGCGTGAFAEILSKKVKEVIAIDLNQNLLEILENKKIDNITILQKDISDLSYIPKEIDGIFSSFAIAYFPNKMEQILKNWFDKLKNDGWIAIIEIDDLLRGHTPLSKETLNKLAVFEDEAKNDGIYDFRAGRKISPILKNLGMEILLDEDLEDSELTSSGIISDEICIMWENRLNRLSFDKFFQKDEIEAIKSDFLSLLKSTKHINQTKVKFIIAKKS, from the coding sequence ATGTCACTTAAAACAGAGTATGAAAATCAACAACAATATAGAAAATGGAGTTTAATTGTTAATAAACTACCAATTAAAAGTGATTATGTCGTCGCAGAACTTGGTTGCGGAACTGGAGCTTTTGCAGAAATTCTTTCTAAAAAGGTAAAAGAAGTTATTGCTATAGATTTAAATCAAAATCTACTTGAAATTTTAGAAAATAAAAAAATTGATAATATCACAATTTTACAAAAGGATATATCCGATTTAAGCTATATTCCCAAAGAAATTGATGGAATATTTTCTAGCTTTGCTATTGCTTATTTTCCAAACAAAATGGAACAAATATTAAAAAACTGGTTTGATAAATTAAAAAATGATGGATGGATTGCAATTATTGAAATTGATGATCTTTTACGAGGCCACACTCCACTCTCTAAAGAAACTCTAAATAAATTAGCAGTGTTTGAAGATGAAGCTAAGAATGATGGAATTTATGACTTTAGAGCTGGTCGAAAAATTTCTCCAATTCTAAAAAATTTAGGAATGGAAATTTTACTTGATGAGGATTTAGAGGATTCTGAACTAACTAGTTCTGGTATAATCTCTGATGAAATCTGTATAATGTGGGAAAATCGTCTTAATCGATTATCATTTGATAAATTTTTTCAGAAGGACGAGATTGAGGCAATAAAATCAGATTTTTTATCTCTTCTTAAAAGTACTAAACACATTAACCAAACTAAAGTTAAGTTCATTATTGCTAAAAAATCTTAA
- a CDS encoding GNAT family N-acetyltransferase: protein MIRRLEKKDIDVVIQIWFEENKRAHDFIPESYWLGKFDEVKDILPQAEVYVYEIDNKIKGFIGLMDNYIAGIFIASECQSKGIGKELLCYAKEKKENLSLSVYIKNSRTINFYKRENFKVISENLDENTDEKEFYMTWESK from the coding sequence ATGATCAGAAGATTAGAGAAAAAAGATATAGATGTAGTTATTCAAATTTGGTTTGAGGAGAACAAAAGAGCTCATGATTTTATTCCTGAGAGTTATTGGTTAGGAAAGTTTGATGAAGTGAAAGATATTTTACCTCAAGCAGAGGTATATGTTTATGAGATTGATAATAAAATTAAAGGATTTATAGGTCTTATGGATAACTATATTGCGGGTATTTTTATAGCAAGTGAGTGTCAGTCTAAAGGAATAGGAAAGGAGTTATTATGTTATGCAAAAGAAAAGAAAGAAAATCTTTCTCTAAGTGTATATATAAAAAACTCACGTACAATAAATTTTTATAAGAGGGAAAACTTTAAAGTAATATCTGAAAATCTCGATGAAAATACAGATGAAAAAGAGTTCTATATGACATGGGAAAGTAAATAA